The Microcebus murinus isolate Inina chromosome 1, M.murinus_Inina_mat1.0, whole genome shotgun sequence genome includes a region encoding these proteins:
- the ZNF35 gene encoding zinc finger protein 35, with amino-acid sequence MTAELREAMALAPWGSVKVKKEEEEEENFLGQASNQQMHSENITVWAPEEGLQTGLDVSEEEEKGQKMFWDMAVVLKATQEAPAASPLGSYSLPGTLAKSEILETHGNRNFLGAETKNLQLLVPKTEICDEAEKPLIISGRIQKADSQGPELGEACGKGNKLQRQRIKKEKKDFRQVTVNDCHLPESFKEEQDQKCKKSGGKYSLNSGTVKNQKIQPGQKPFTCSVCGKGFSQSANLVVHQRIHTGEKPFECHECGKAFIQSANLVVHQRIHTGQKPYVCSKCGKAFTQSSNLTVHQKIHSLEKTFKCSECEKAFSYSSQLARHQKVHITEKCYECNECGKTFTRSSNLIVHQRIHTGEKPFACNDCGKAFTQSANLIVHQRSHTGEKPYECKECGKAFSCFSHLIVHQRIHTAEKPYDCSECGKAFSQLSCLIVHQRIHSGDLPYVCNECGKAFTCSSYLLIHQRIHNGEKPYTCNECGKAFRQRSSLTVHQRTHTGEKPYECEKCGAAFISNSHLMRHHRTHLVE; translated from the exons ATGACTGCAGAATTGAGAGAGGCCATGGCCCTAGCCCCTTGGGGCTCAGTGAAGgtgaaaaaggaggaggaagaggaggaaaactTCCTAGGACAGGCATCCAACCAACAAATGCACTCTGAGAACATCACAGTCTGGGCCCCAGAGGAGGGTCTTCAGACAGGCCTTGATGTatcagaagaggaggaaaag GGTCAGAAAATGTTCTGGGACATGGCAGTAGTCCTGAAAGCAACACAGGAGGCACCTGCTGCTTCACCCCTTGGCAGCTACTCATTACCAGGGACCTTGGCCAAGAGCGAGATACTGGAGACTCATGGGAACAGGAACTTTCTAG GTGCTGAAACCAAGAACTTACAGTTACTGGTTCCAAAAACTGAGATATGTGATGAAGCTGAAAAACCCCTCATAATATCAGGAAGAATCCAGAAAGCTGACTCTCAAGGACCTGAATTAGGAGAAGCCTGTGGAAAAGGAAACAAGTTACAGAGGCagagaataaagaaggaaaagaaagatttcagACAAGTGACAGTGAATGACTGTCACTTACCTGAAAGCTTCAAAGAAGAGCAAGACCAGAAATGTAAGAAATCTGGGGGAAAGTATAGCCTTAATTCTGGCActgttaaaaatcagaaaatacagcCTGGGCAAAAGCCTTTTACCTGTAGTGTGTGTGGGAAAGGCTTTAGTCAGAGTGCAAACCTTGTTGTACATCAGCGAATCCACACTGGGGAGAAACCCTTTGAATGTCATGAGTGTGGGAAGGCCTTCATTCAGAGTGCAAACCTCGTTGTACAtcagagaatccacactggaCAGAAACCTTATGTTTGCTCaaaatgtgggaaagccttcactCAGAGCTCAAATCTGACTGTACATCAAAAAATTCACTCTTTAGAAAAAACCTTCAAGTGCAGTGAATGTGAGAAAGCCTTTAGTTATAGCTCACAACTTGCTCGGCACCAGAAAGTCCACATTACAGAGAAATGCTATGaatgtaatgagtgtgggaaGACATTTACTCGGAGCTCAAACCTCATTGTCCACCAGAGGatccacactggggagaagccctTTGCATGTAATgattgtggcaaagcttttacccagaGTGCAAATCTTATTGTACATCAGCGAAGCCATACTGGTGAGAAGCCATATGAGTGTAAagagtgtgggaaagcctttagttGTTTTTCACACCTTATAGTGCACCAGCGAATTCACACTGCAGAGAAACCTTACGactgcagtgaatgtgggaaagccttcagtcaGCTGTCTTGCCTTATTGTCCACCAGAGAATTCACAGTGGAGATCTTCCTTATGTGTGTAATGAGTGTGGGAAGGCCTTCACGTGTAGCTCATACCTACTTATCCATCAGAGAATCCATAATGGGGAAAAACCTTACAcgtgtaatgaatgtggcaaggccttcagGCAACGATCGAGCCTCACTGTGCACCAGAGAACCCACACGGGGGAGAAGCCCTATGAGTGTGAGAAGTGTGGTGCAGCTTTCATTTCTAACTCACACCTCATGCGACACCACAGAACCCATCTTGTTGAGTAG